A genomic segment from Clostridium pasteurianum BC1 encodes:
- a CDS encoding phage portal protein — translation MLTDLNFLNPGQLWPPPAENERLNQYNLNRLIFEGKHDVVYAEQFKRIERIIGNFQNVVSYAVICNFQKLISLKVADLLLGEEPIIQTGDTKSNEQAAIKNISDNGGVNNISYQVALDLSRYGDGLFYIYKDKDTGLGKIDVTQPSIWFPVVDPSNLKRIQYHVLAWTYNQVDDNIGLINKILNGKSQLNKHLKVQIHYRGNYEERDYILKENKIVQQFGESIVVQTGLDDFAIVPVANVLTSDRIHGMDDYMDLDNILSEIEVRLSQIAKILDRHADPSVQGPASALQQDPETGEWHLKMGNYFSRDSNEDPPVEYLVWDASLQANFTMLEKLINILYTISEMGPSILSAGQLDHSSGTAISGTAIKLRMVSPLAKVRRVAARFKPALIKSYKLCSQLGGEGIINLSKTTISVTFQDGLPKDDLELAKIMQIRTGNKATISQIKAIQMLDDMTEENAEKELEAIREDDNLASPLSNGNNPFANSNVIPPEDPPVNGEK, via the coding sequence ATGCTTACAGATTTAAATTTCTTAAATCCTGGTCAATTGTGGCCTCCTCCTGCTGAGAATGAAAGGTTGAACCAATATAATCTTAATAGGTTGATTTTTGAAGGTAAACATGATGTAGTATATGCGGAACAATTTAAGCGAATTGAACGTATTATTGGTAACTTTCAAAACGTTGTTAGTTACGCTGTTATTTGTAACTTTCAAAAGTTAATATCATTAAAAGTAGCCGATTTACTTTTAGGGGAAGAGCCTATTATACAAACAGGAGATACTAAAAGCAATGAACAAGCAGCCATAAAAAATATAAGTGACAATGGTGGTGTAAATAATATATCCTATCAAGTAGCTTTAGACTTATCTAGATATGGTGATGGATTATTCTATATTTATAAAGATAAAGATACAGGCTTAGGTAAGATTGATGTAACACAACCTAGCATATGGTTCCCTGTTGTGGATCCATCAAATTTAAAAAGAATACAATATCATGTTTTGGCATGGACTTATAATCAAGTAGATGACAACATAGGTTTAATAAATAAGATATTAAATGGTAAATCACAGCTTAATAAACATCTAAAAGTACAGATACATTATAGAGGTAATTATGAAGAAAGGGATTATATTCTAAAAGAAAACAAAATAGTCCAGCAGTTTGGAGAATCTATAGTGGTGCAAACAGGTTTAGATGATTTTGCTATCGTCCCTGTAGCTAATGTCCTAACAAGTGATAGGATACATGGCATGGATGATTATATGGATTTAGATAATATTTTATCCGAGATTGAAGTTAGATTATCTCAAATTGCTAAAATACTTGATAGACATGCAGACCCATCAGTACAAGGTCCTGCTAGTGCTTTGCAGCAGGATCCGGAAACAGGTGAATGGCATTTAAAGATGGGTAATTATTTTAGTAGAGATAGTAATGAGGATCCACCAGTAGAGTATTTAGTATGGGATGCTAGCTTGCAAGCTAATTTCACAATGCTAGAAAAACTTATAAATATTCTATATACCATTAGTGAAATGGGACCATCAATTTTAAGTGCAGGGCAACTAGATCATAGTAGTGGAACTGCTATTAGTGGTACTGCTATTAAATTAAGAATGGTTAGTCCTTTGGCTAAAGTAAGAAGAGTTGCTGCAAGGTTTAAACCAGCTTTAATAAAAAGTTATAAGTTATGCTCTCAACTTGGAGGAGAGGGCATAATTAATTTAAGCAAGACTACTATATCAGTTACCTTTCAGGATGGTTTACCTAAGGATGATTTGGAGCTGGCTAAGATTATGCAAATTAGGACAGGCAATAAAGCTACAATTAGTCAAATTAAGGCTATCCAAATGCTTGATGATATGACAGAAGAGAATGCTGAGAAAGAATTAGAAGCTATTCGTGAGGATGATAATCTAGCCTCGCCATTGAGTAATGGCAATAATCCTTTTGCTAATAGTAATGTGATTCCACCGGAAGATCCACCAGTTAACGGTGAAAAATAA
- a CDS encoding PBSX family phage terminase large subunit, which produces MRKKKKLKGFRFQPFSLKQKKLMFFWEKGSPFADKDIVIADGAIRSGKTIACICSFIRWSLKHFTGENFILAGKTIGSLKKNVIGPMQQILKSWNLDYTYNRSENFIVIGDNTYYMYDANTEASQDKLQGLTAAGALADEGALFPQSFIDQMIGRCSVDGAKIFINCNPGSPYHFLKTELIDKAKEKNILYLHFTMDDNLSLSERVKERFRRMFSGVFFKRYILGLWVQAEGIIYDMFDEIKHKVKTIQRAYKEFYVSCDYGTQNATVFLLWGKSLDKWYLVDEYYYSGRDKGKQKTDNEYYEDLEKFVGERRIKAVVIDPSAASFIALIRSKGRFSVKQAKNDVLEGIRNVASALNDSLLQFNDKCLNTFKEFFSYIWDEKAIQRGEDKPVKVMDHAMDALRYFVNTVLYRNITGPLQVKNL; this is translated from the coding sequence ATGAGAAAGAAGAAGAAACTTAAAGGCTTTAGATTCCAACCATTTTCATTGAAACAGAAAAAATTAATGTTCTTCTGGGAGAAAGGTTCACCATTTGCTGATAAAGACATTGTTATTGCTGATGGAGCTATAAGGTCAGGTAAAACTATTGCTTGTATCTGCAGTTTTATAAGATGGAGCTTAAAACACTTTACTGGAGAAAACTTTATTCTTGCGGGTAAAACAATAGGATCATTGAAGAAGAATGTTATAGGACCTATGCAACAAATATTAAAATCTTGGAATTTAGATTACACCTACAATAGATCAGAAAACTTTATTGTAATTGGTGATAATACTTACTATATGTATGATGCCAATACAGAGGCTTCACAGGATAAACTTCAAGGTTTAACTGCAGCTGGAGCATTAGCTGATGAAGGTGCTTTATTTCCACAAAGTTTTATCGATCAGATGATTGGACGTTGTTCTGTAGATGGTGCAAAGATATTTATAAACTGTAATCCAGGTTCACCATATCATTTCTTAAAAACAGAGCTTATAGATAAGGCGAAAGAGAAGAACATACTTTATTTGCATTTTACTATGGATGATAATCTAAGCCTTTCTGAAAGAGTTAAGGAAAGATTTAGACGTATGTTCAGTGGGGTCTTCTTTAAGAGATATATCCTGGGACTTTGGGTACAAGCAGAGGGCATTATCTATGATATGTTTGATGAAATTAAGCATAAGGTTAAAACAATACAAAGAGCATATAAAGAATTTTATGTCAGTTGTGATTATGGTACTCAAAACGCAACTGTTTTTCTTTTGTGGGGTAAATCTTTAGATAAGTGGTATTTGGTAGATGAATATTATTACTCTGGTAGAGATAAAGGAAAGCAGAAAACAGACAATGAGTACTATGAAGATCTAGAAAAGTTTGTAGGTGAAAGAAGAATTAAAGCTGTAGTAATAGATCCTAGTGCAGCTAGCTTTATAGCTTTAATTAGATCAAAAGGTAGATTCTCCGTTAAACAAGCCAAGAATGATGTGCTGGAAGGTATAAGGAATGTAGCAAGTGCCTTAAATGATTCTTTATTGCAGTTTAATGATAAATGCTTAAATACTTTTAAAGAATTCTTCTCATATATCTGGGATGAAAAAGCAATACAGCGCGGTGAAGATAAACCAGTGAAGGTTATGGATCACGCAATGGATGCATTAAGGTATTTTGTTAATACAGTATTATACAGAAATATTACAGGACCATTACAAGTAAAAAATTTATAG
- a CDS encoding HNH endonuclease: MKQNDKFGMLTVIKRTENIKGHVMILCKCDCGNEKVVRRSHLLNCEVISCGCHKKDICKSFGEKRKLKNEYTICGEYAIGRDNNGNKFKVSICDLEKVKKSYWYHDSHGYFRAERNGITIRMHRIILKTNKVVDHINGDRGDNRRENLRECTEEQNAFNKGIHHRNTSGYPGVYFHKTNKKWVAYINYKGQRINIGSFTNKNEAIQARMDAEEKYFGEFTRKNILESKDDLLEGKY, encoded by the coding sequence ATGAAACAAAACGATAAATTTGGAATGTTAACGGTGATAAAAAGAACGGAAAATATAAAAGGACATGTAATGATTTTGTGTAAATGTGATTGCGGCAATGAAAAAGTAGTAAGAAGATCTCATTTATTAAATTGTGAAGTGATTAGCTGTGGATGTCACAAGAAAGATATATGTAAAAGCTTTGGAGAAAAAAGAAAGCTTAAGAATGAGTATACTATTTGCGGAGAATATGCTATTGGGAGAGATAATAACGGAAATAAATTTAAAGTTAGTATCTGTGATTTAGAAAAAGTAAAAAAGAGTTACTGGTATCATGATTCTCATGGATATTTTAGAGCTGAAAGAAATGGAATAACAATTAGGATGCACAGGATCATTTTGAAAACTAACAAGGTTGTTGACCATATAAACGGGGATAGAGGTGACAACAGAAGAGAGAATTTAAGAGAATGTACTGAAGAACAAAATGCTTTTAATAAAGGAATTCATCATAGGAATACGAGTGGTTATCCAGGGGTATATTTTCACAAAACAAATAAAAAGTGGGTAGCGTATATAAATTACAAAGGACAAAGAATTAATATTGGAAGTTTTACCAATAAAAATGAAGCTATACAAGCAAGAATGGATGCAGAGGAAAAATATTTCGGAGAATTTACAAGAAAAAATATTCTGGAAAGTAAGGATGATTTGTTAGAGGGCAAATATTAG
- a CDS encoding terminase small subunit codes for MPRQRSPNRDKAFEIYKEYNGNIDLVKIAEILNISPGTIRGWKNKDQWDNKLNGTLQKKDTKKVKNTERSKRKKNNVNKEPEFEEVTEILNSELTDKQRLFCVYYPRCFNATKAYQKAYECSYEVAVVNGSRLLGNAKVKEEIHKLKQDKLNRAMLNTDDIFQKYMDIAFADITDFLIFGQEEVPVINAFGPVLDKKGNQVTRMVNTVKFRAWANVDGTLISEVKQGKDGASIKLQDKMKALQWLSDRMDLLTIETQRKLQLENEKVNMAKERLQLDKDKNNSDSNETNKDGIKEFIEATTMTEEQIKELFKDDENEKEEET; via the coding sequence TTGCCTAGACAAAGAAGTCCAAATAGAGATAAGGCATTTGAAATATATAAAGAATATAATGGCAATATTGACTTAGTAAAAATAGCAGAGATTTTAAATATTTCTCCAGGTACTATAAGAGGATGGAAGAATAAAGATCAATGGGATAACAAATTAAATGGAACGCTCCAAAAGAAAGATACTAAAAAAGTTAAAAATACGGAACGTTCCAAACGTAAAAAGAATAATGTAAATAAAGAGCCGGAGTTTGAAGAGGTTACTGAAATATTAAATTCAGAACTTACCGATAAACAAAGGCTCTTTTGTGTTTATTATCCTAGATGTTTTAATGCTACCAAGGCCTATCAGAAGGCATACGAATGCAGTTATGAAGTAGCAGTAGTTAATGGGTCAAGATTGCTAGGAAATGCTAAGGTTAAAGAAGAAATTCATAAGCTTAAACAAGATAAACTCAATAGAGCTATGCTAAACACTGATGATATCTTCCAAAAATACATGGATATAGCCTTTGCAGATATAACAGACTTCTTAATATTTGGACAAGAAGAAGTCCCAGTAATAAATGCTTTTGGCCCTGTATTGGACAAAAAGGGTAATCAAGTTACTAGGATGGTTAATACAGTTAAGTTTAGAGCATGGGCTAATGTTGATGGAACTCTAATAAGTGAAGTTAAACAGGGCAAAGACGGTGCCAGCATAAAGCTCCAGGATAAAATGAAGGCACTTCAATGGCTTTCAGATAGAATGGACCTACTGACTATTGAAACACAGCGAAAGCTTCAATTGGAGAATGAAAAGGTCAATATGGCTAAAGAAAGGCTTCAGTTGGATAAGGATAAAAACAATAGTGATAGTAATGAAACCAATAAGGATGGCATTAAAGAATTTATTGAAGCAACCACCATGACAGAAGAACAAATAAAAGAACTATTTAAGGATGATGAAAATGAGAAAGAAGAAGAAACTTAA
- a CDS encoding DnaT-like ssDNA-binding protein, which produces MVELIVNTNTYISVADADAYFDDRLFSDTWDNTDADTKAKALIMATKKIDRLPIIGRKAIDSQTLQFPRMIYSYNRDNLFNSYFVTQEGNKYITNSIGWYTEDFVSNRVKYATCEEALALLERGNSKRIKLQQQNVKSFSLGGGISETYGNRIVKILSEEAQEYLQPYRTTSIPIF; this is translated from the coding sequence ATGGTGGAATTAATAGTAAATACTAATACTTATATAAGCGTTGCGGATGCAGACGCTTATTTTGATGATAGGCTATTTTCTGATACATGGGATAATACTGATGCAGATACTAAAGCTAAGGCGCTAATAATGGCCACAAAGAAAATTGATAGATTACCTATCATTGGTCGAAAGGCTATTGATTCTCAAACGTTACAATTTCCTAGGATGATATATAGTTATAATAGGGATAATCTATTTAATAGTTACTTTGTTACTCAAGAAGGTAATAAATATATAACTAATAGTATTGGTTGGTATACTGAGGATTTTGTTAGTAACAGAGTTAAATATGCAACTTGTGAAGAGGCCTTAGCCTTATTAGAAAGAGGAAACAGTAAAAGAATTAAACTACAACAGCAGAATGTTAAATCTTTCTCCTTAGGCGGAGGGATATCTGAGACATACGGAAATAGAATTGTTAAAATACTTTCCGAAGAAGCCCAGGAATATTTACAACCATATCGAACTACAAGTATACCTATTTTCTAG
- a CDS encoding minor capsid protein → MIVEDIAKYLAQQGLGEFGTDIFGMAFPKDTDEGVCIYDGISGISDTYCIVDNPAIQIISRSSNSITANDKAIQAYKLLHGTIRSKQIGNTFIYQCFATGYPESIGRDANGLWMWSMNMNLQIKY, encoded by the coding sequence ATGATAGTAGAAGATATCGCTAAATATCTAGCTCAGCAGGGGTTAGGGGAGTTTGGTACAGATATCTTTGGCATGGCCTTCCCTAAAGATACTGATGAAGGTGTATGTATCTATGATGGAATTAGTGGTATAAGTGACACTTATTGCATTGTAGATAATCCTGCTATCCAAATCATTAGCCGTAGTAGTAATTCCATTACAGCTAATGATAAAGCTATACAAGCTTATAAACTATTACATGGAACTATCCGGAGTAAGCAGATAGGTAATACTTTTATCTATCAATGCTTTGCTACTGGATATCCTGAAAGCATAGGTAGAGATGCAAATGGACTATGGATGTGGTCTATGAACATGAACCTACAAATTAAATATTAG
- a CDS encoding DUF2971 domain-containing protein, with translation MNENSTNNIIAVHKYLTFNQFVDIIELQRSYFTNVPLWDDTYEAASQYEIFNQIIPLKMANSFAKDENSMDQIKRMLKIQIKDMYAQSWTYDSKESDAMWRIYSPDKTGVRITTNVLKLKEQMKESLEKDIEDYEVSYDLKMNADKYKQKGTIAGYITSGRAILEGKRSEFVHENEYRFSFSLNIQEYIGSIKCEGEEPTFNEMYNFKREPVKYYKFPLNLISEVLLDPRAPKYFEETFNNYCENRKFKENNIVFKKSDLYGDPSEKLFK, from the coding sequence ATGAATGAAAATTCAACAAACAATATAATTGCTGTGCATAAGTACTTAACATTTAATCAATTCGTGGACATCATAGAATTACAAAGATCGTATTTTACAAATGTACCATTGTGGGATGATACTTATGAGGCAGCTTCACAATATGAAATATTTAATCAAATTATTCCGTTAAAAATGGCAAATAGTTTTGCTAAAGATGAAAATTCAATGGATCAAATAAAAAGAATGTTAAAAATACAAATAAAAGATATGTATGCGCAATCATGGACATATGATTCTAAAGAATCTGATGCAATGTGGAGAATATATAGTCCAGATAAAACAGGAGTAAGAATCACTACCAATGTTTTAAAATTAAAAGAGCAAATGAAAGAGTCATTGGAAAAAGATATTGAAGACTACGAAGTTAGCTATGATCTAAAAATGAATGCTGATAAATATAAACAGAAAGGAACTATAGCAGGCTATATAACTTCAGGTAGAGCTATATTAGAAGGTAAAAGAAGTGAATTTGTACATGAAAATGAATATAGATTTTCATTTAGTTTAAATATTCAAGAATATATAGGATCAATAAAATGTGAGGGTGAAGAGCCAACATTTAATGAGATGTATAATTTTAAACGTGAACCTGTTAAGTATTATAAATTTCCATTGAATCTAATAAGTGAAGTATTGCTTGATCCAAGAGCACCAAAATATTTTGAAGAAACATTTAATAATTACTGTGAAAATAGAAAATTTAAAGAAAATAATATAGTATTTAAGAAGTCAGATTTATATGGAGATCCATCTGAAAAATTATTTAAATAA
- a CDS encoding phage scaffolding protein: MADLKEILGEELYNQVKAKEGDNKIAVVSDGSYIPVDKFNSINDTKKGLADQVKNLTGQIDGLKTTVDEYEKLKPQLEAMKTAAGENPLLKKQLEDLQEQLGAYPKQIEDLQNENKGWSEKYKDTQITSAIKLGLLNAKVKSGYEDLLLPKFDKTKIELDEDGTVKGFDDQLKVVREGFKDLFVEPIPGNSGANPPGGGNEPPKDESKMTDTEWFAAHTKQQ, translated from the coding sequence ATGGCAGATCTAAAAGAAATACTTGGAGAAGAACTTTATAACCAAGTTAAAGCGAAGGAAGGTGATAATAAAATAGCAGTAGTCTCTGATGGAAGTTATATTCCTGTAGATAAATTTAATTCTATAAATGATACAAAGAAAGGATTAGCTGACCAGGTAAAAAACCTTACTGGTCAAATTGATGGTTTGAAAACTACTGTAGATGAATATGAAAAATTAAAACCTCAACTGGAGGCTATGAAAACTGCAGCTGGTGAGAATCCATTATTAAAGAAACAATTAGAGGATTTACAAGAACAATTAGGAGCTTACCCAAAACAGATTGAGGATTTACAGAATGAAAATAAAGGTTGGTCTGAAAAATATAAGGATACTCAAATAACCTCAGCTATTAAATTAGGATTATTAAATGCAAAAGTTAAATCTGGTTATGAAGATTTGCTATTACCCAAATTTGATAAGACTAAAATTGAGTTAGATGAAGATGGAACTGTTAAGGGTTTTGATGATCAATTGAAAGTAGTCCGAGAAGGATTTAAAGACCTATTTGTGGAGCCTATTCCTGGTAACAGTGGTGCTAATCCTCCTGGCGGTGGTAATGAACCTCCAAAGGATGAGTCTAAGATGACTGATACTGAGTGGTTTGCTGCTCATACAAAACAACAATAA
- a CDS encoding aspartate/glutamate racemase family protein: MKKIGMIGGLGPESTLDYYRLIIEKYRNEVKDGSYPEILINSMDMNILLSFVENKQWDNLVNCLIKGVEILYKAGADFGFISSNTPHIVFERIKELSPIPLISIVEETCKNAEALGIKKIGLIGTKFTMESNFFKKVFDKSNIKIIVPKEEEQDYIHHKLMTEIEFGKFLDETRNGLLNIVKRMIDEDSIEGLILGCTELPLILTKDEFGIPFLNTTKIHVESIIKNCIKES; the protein is encoded by the coding sequence ATGAAGAAAATAGGAATGATTGGTGGTCTTGGACCCGAATCAACTTTAGATTATTATCGCCTAATTATTGAAAAATATCGTAATGAAGTAAAGGATGGTAGCTACCCTGAAATATTGATTAATAGCATGGATATGAATATTCTTTTAAGTTTTGTTGAGAATAAACAATGGGACAACCTTGTAAATTGCTTAATTAAAGGTGTCGAGATACTCTATAAAGCAGGTGCAGATTTTGGATTCATTTCATCAAATACACCACATATAGTATTTGAAAGAATTAAGGAGTTATCTCCTATTCCATTAATAAGTATTGTTGAGGAAACATGTAAAAATGCTGAGGCGTTAGGAATAAAAAAGATTGGCCTAATTGGGACTAAATTTACAATGGAGAGCAATTTTTTTAAGAAAGTATTTGACAAAAGTAATATAAAAATTATCGTTCCAAAAGAAGAAGAACAGGATTATATTCATCATAAACTAATGACTGAAATTGAATTTGGAAAGTTTCTTGATGAAACACGTAATGGATTACTTAATATTGTTAAAAGGATGATTGATGAAGATTCAATAGAGGGATTAATTCTTGGTTGTACAGAGTTGCCATTAATTCTTACAAAAGATGAATTTGGTATACCATTCCTTAATACTACAAAAATTCATGTTGAAAGTATTATTAAAAATTGTATTAAGGAATCTTAA
- a CDS encoding IPT/TIG domain-containing protein, with protein MPILSDTRIPFGVCDIYVDGTKLGIQADKAILKIVPTFKSIKVEDFGDGDYDKRLSGYTVTFDAVMGTESAENLRYGLVAAEIVNGTKTAYTDAQIGTSMRSSYGKPLRIHPRELADDNLDYDANIFLAIPSTQYERDYSNDQSKVKISLDALPKNGFDVSKPENFFRIGDPGLTAAVPTISSLNKTTLAASTLPTVLIVTGTNYVSGSQVLITTGGTTVTAISITYDATHLTVMLPASLTAGAYTVQVKNGPATSTTTPLTLT; from the coding sequence ATGCCAATATTATCTGATACTCGTATTCCCTTTGGAGTTTGTGACATTTATGTTGATGGTACTAAACTGGGAATACAAGCTGATAAAGCTATTTTAAAGATCGTCCCTACTTTTAAAAGTATTAAAGTTGAGGACTTTGGAGATGGTGACTATGATAAGAGATTATCAGGTTACACTGTAACTTTTGATGCAGTAATGGGTACAGAATCAGCTGAGAATCTAAGATATGGATTAGTTGCAGCTGAAATTGTTAATGGAACTAAAACTGCTTATACTGATGCTCAAATTGGTACTTCAATGAGGTCTAGTTATGGAAAACCTTTAAGAATACATCCTAGAGAATTAGCAGATGATAATCTAGACTATGATGCAAATATCTTTTTAGCTATTCCATCCACGCAATATGAGAGAGATTATAGTAATGACCAAAGCAAGGTTAAAATTAGTTTAGATGCATTGCCTAAGAATGGTTTTGATGTATCTAAACCTGAGAATTTCTTTAGAATTGGTGATCCAGGATTAACTGCTGCAGTTCCAACTATTTCTTCATTGAACAAAACTACTTTAGCAGCTAGTACCTTGCCTACTGTGTTAATAGTAACTGGAACTAACTATGTTAGTGGTTCTCAAGTTCTTATAACTACTGGAGGAACTACTGTTACTGCTATATCTATTACTTATGATGCTACTCACTTAACTGTAATGTTACCAGCTAGTTTAACTGCTGGAGCATATACAGTGCAAGTTAAGAATGGACCAGCAACATCTACTACTACACCATTAACATTAACTTAA
- a CDS encoding P22 phage major capsid protein family protein — MANNFLTAQMIAREALLRLQSNFVMAGLVFTDYSSEFKELGDTIQVKKPATFIADEFGGTVNLQDVGESSVLVKLDKIADVSVEVGSKELSLNIQDFGAQILDGATLAIAEKVDQDLCGLYKDIPYFSGVGGTTPAAVTDIANAMLVMNKNRAPMASRNAVWDPNAQAKLVSQDFLVNANKSGSTDALRNASMGRIMGFDNYMDQNVKTHLAGTYTSLTDVKAAGTKGTAAVTLTSTAGTSTGTIKQGDVFTINGNQYVAKADATAVTGVISNLPIYPKLPSDADVVAVPVTFGKSHVASLAFHQNALGLVSRPLEPPMGGATSYVATSPNGLSLRVTMGYDMTTKRNMISIDTLYGVSTLYPELATRILG; from the coding sequence ATGGCAAATAATTTTTTAACGGCCCAGATGATAGCAAGAGAAGCTTTACTAAGACTTCAATCTAATTTTGTCATGGCTGGTTTAGTATTTACAGATTATAGTAGTGAATTTAAAGAACTAGGAGATACAATACAGGTTAAAAAGCCAGCAACTTTTATAGCAGATGAGTTTGGTGGTACTGTAAATTTACAGGATGTTGGTGAAAGTTCAGTATTAGTAAAACTTGATAAGATTGCAGATGTATCTGTAGAAGTTGGATCAAAAGAACTATCTTTAAATATTCAGGACTTTGGGGCTCAGATACTGGATGGTGCTACATTAGCCATTGCTGAAAAAGTTGACCAAGATCTTTGCGGATTATATAAGGATATACCATACTTTTCTGGTGTAGGTGGTACTACTCCTGCTGCTGTTACTGATATTGCTAATGCTATGTTAGTAATGAATAAGAATAGAGCTCCAATGGCAAGTAGAAATGCAGTTTGGGATCCTAATGCACAAGCTAAGTTAGTATCACAGGATTTCTTAGTTAATGCTAATAAATCTGGTAGCACTGATGCTTTGAGAAATGCAAGCATGGGTAGAATAATGGGTTTTGATAACTATATGGACCAAAATGTTAAAACGCATCTTGCCGGGACATATACTTCCTTAACTGATGTTAAAGCTGCCGGAACTAAAGGTACTGCAGCTGTAACATTAACTTCTACAGCTGGAACTTCAACGGGTACTATAAAACAAGGTGATGTATTTACTATTAATGGTAACCAATATGTTGCTAAAGCAGATGCTACTGCAGTTACTGGTGTAATTAGTAATCTTCCAATATATCCTAAATTACCTTCGGATGCAGATGTAGTTGCAGTACCAGTAACTTTCGGTAAATCACATGTAGCTTCATTAGCATTCCATCAAAATGCCTTAGGTTTAGTTTCTAGACCACTAGAACCACCAATGGGTGGAGCAACTTCCTATGTAGCAACTTCTCCTAATGGATTATCACTAAGAGTTACTATGGGTTATGATATGACTACAAAGAGAAATATGATATCTATAGATACTTTGTATGGTGTATCAACATTATATCCAGAGTTAGCTACTAGGATCTTAGGATAA
- a CDS encoding phage minor capsid protein — protein sequence MDDLSKALIEIYTAAQQSIIDIIIEKEAKGNVTTYQKSLFVQIQEILVKLDKSAWQWSNDTVETLYWQSVKDVNDYFDITSFSKLNTAAIDILAKNTYTKLNSANVYVGRRVEDEIRNAGLKAIAQKLTTGETVRQCKQNLVNSLIDKGINGISDKNGRQISLDAYAATVAISTSAEVTNTATVQRMTNLDKDLVKMSEHATTCPICSTYQGRVYSISGKDARFPPLNTVPGFSSGFSNIHCRCKHRVLPYVEDLATDFEGDLKDSNRSFEISDKDKKNIDAYQKQQATQRQFLQDKNQWQRYRLALGDDVPKTFSAFRRMKIGNTEKFQELQSSYRSLRQGGEG from the coding sequence ATGGATGATTTATCTAAGGCTTTAATAGAGATATACACTGCTGCACAGCAAAGTATTATTGATATTATTATAGAAAAAGAAGCAAAAGGTAATGTCACAACATATCAAAAGAGTTTATTTGTTCAGATACAAGAAATTTTAGTAAAGTTGGACAAGAGTGCATGGCAGTGGAGTAATGATACTGTGGAAACTTTATATTGGCAATCAGTAAAAGACGTTAATGATTATTTTGATATTACATCATTCTCAAAATTGAATACAGCTGCAATTGATATATTAGCTAAAAATACTTATACCAAATTGAATAGTGCAAATGTTTATGTTGGCAGACGTGTTGAAGATGAAATTAGGAATGCTGGTTTAAAGGCCATAGCTCAAAAATTAACTACTGGTGAAACTGTAAGGCAATGCAAACAAAATCTTGTTAATTCTTTGATTGATAAAGGAATTAACGGAATATCAGATAAAAATGGGAGACAAATTTCTTTAGATGCTTATGCTGCTACAGTAGCAATAAGTACTTCAGCTGAAGTTACTAATACAGCAACCGTTCAAAGAATGACTAATTTAGATAAAGACCTGGTTAAAATGAGTGAACATGCCACAACTTGTCCTATATGTTCTACTTATCAAGGCAGAGTATATAGTATCAGTGGAAAAGATGCTAGATTTCCTCCACTAAATACTGTACCTGGTTTTAGTAGTGGTTTTAGTAATATACATTGTAGGTGTAAGCATAGAGTTCTTCCTTATGTTGAAGATTTAGCAACTGATTTTGAGGGTGATCTAAAAGATTCTAATAGAAGTTTTGAGATCTCTGATAAAGATAAGAAGAATATTGATGCTTATCAAAAGCAGCAGGCTACACAAAGACAATTTTTACAAGATAAAAACCAATGGCAAAGATATCGCTTAGCTTTAGGTGATGATGTTCCTAAAACTTTTAGTGCATTTAGACGGATGAAGATTGGAAATACTGAAAAATTTCAAGAATTACAAAGCAGTTATAGAAGTTTAAGACAAGGAGGTGAGGGATAA